The sequence GACATGCAATGCGATCTTTCTTTTGATTTTCTAGCaccaatttcttctctttttttccaaaacaaaaaacagacatgatcataataatatatttttacccTTTTTTTTCAGAAGCAATTTTTCCCATATCACATAAACGTTCATATCGTTGATTCGTTGTGTAATTGTTTTCAAATAAATTACTTGTTATCATTTCCTAAAAATACTCATTAATGAAATGATATGGTCCAAGATATTACgctttcaaaatttaaaaataatatcaatccGACCATTTGTCATGATTTCATATCTACCACAAGTACTGTTTCATTCTACGAAAATTTCAACCAAATATacatttatttcaccaaatttatATCATATATCTCATCAAATTTCAAGCACCAATCCATCATGAGTTTCACAAGTGTCTATTTctagtaaaaattaaataaattttaaaaagacACGTATAATCGATCCGGCAAAATGTACAGCATTGACAGTATCCCCACAGGATTTTAGGAAATAAAGAGCCAAAATTTTCCTTAAATTCAAGTCAAAGAAGAATCGGCCCTCATAAAACATTCCAAAAGTAAATCCCGATCGATGCCCTATTTTGAGGAATGGCAAATCTTGGTGGCAGCCCCACTAAAATGTAATTAAGAAAGACACGCTAGCCAGTGGACACAAAACAATTTTATCATCTGCTTAATAATTTCGATGATTTCGAGTTCtaacattaattttttaaaagaaaacattaatttttaaatagaaAACATTAATTTTAACAAATTATTCGAGCAATGTGTACGAAAAGGATTGATCGGACACAAGAAAGTCAAGAACATGAGGCAACATATATAGAGGGAAAAGTAAAATAGTTAGGATTTTTTCAGATAAAAGGGACGATCGGCTCTGCTATGATTTTTAGTGGGTTACGTTGTTGATGAatgatagttttttttttttccttttttttgagAAAGATGAATTATAATTGGTCAAACAAGAAACTTTGAATTCCTTTTATTCTCATTTTAATGTTATCGATCCCTTTTTTCGTCGAGATTAATTTTCATCGGCAATATGAATTCCATAGAGCAAATATTGCTAAGTAAATTGGAGAGAACAAATAAGAACAAAGCTATAAAAAGTACTAATACAAATAAAGCAAGCATCAAACTACGCCACAATCCATGTTCTTCTTCATAGTACTTACTCCAAGAAAGTTTCCATAACATCAGAGAACATCCCTGATTCATGCCTATACTCCCCGGTATCGTGTCCATGGTGATCGAGAGAAGTCGAAGCCGAAGACGAGGCTGACATTCTTGCAGGCAAAGTGAAGCTCCTTTTGAACTTGCCCTCCATCTTAGGATGTCCATCCAAGCTCAAGAATTCACTAGCATTCCCAGAATCATTGTTATGCAAACTCAGATGATCAGAATTTGGATCGAATAAGAGCTTGGCTTCATCGCTTCTTCCAGTAAGCGCGTTGAAGAAGCTCAAGCCATTAGGCCACTTGAGGTCATTTTCGTGATCTCCAATCATATCTCCCATCCGGGCATCAGATGAATGAGGGTTCAAGAACACATGTGCTTCGTTTTTCGACGGTGGAATACCGAGCCTGGCTGAGTTTTGGAAACTTGGAGATGCCAGTagtggcggtattgttgttctTGGCCCCCAGTTGAACAAGGGAGGTGGCGGTCCAACCGGTAAGGATGGTTGTTTGATTAGAGGAACTATGGATGACGATGAGGCGTTACGGGTCGACGAAAATAGCTGGGATAGATAAAATCCGGACTGGTACCCCAAGGATTCAAAGGTGTGCCTCATTCTTAGCACAAAATGAAGGTCTTCTGGTATCTGAATGGGATCGATCAAATGTTCATACACATTTATGTAGTTGAATAAAATTCATAACATTACACAATTACAAAACTCACTATCTTGCAAGAACCAAGCTGCAATAGGCCATGTCCAGCTTGAATAACAGCTATGGTCTGCAAAAACATCAAAGTTTCCTCAACAATGAACAAGAACAAAGAAATCAACAGTGAAATGAATATCTGTGAACTGCAGAATCTGACCTCAATCCCTGACTCAAACTGATCTGTCCATTCAGGAGGCAACTGCATTTAATACAAAAGGTGGGAAATTCATTCATCAATCGATCGACCAATCATGTAAATTCAGTAATTTTACCATTCCAATAATTGGGGCGGTGAAATTTCGTTTTCCTACGGTCAAAATACTGCCAAGAATTGGTACAAAAGCTTTTATTACTGGAAAAGTGGATCTCCAAAACTAACAAGTCTGCAACTTATTGAAAAGAATCAAATCTTGTCGTGTAAAAACATACAGCATCAAATGAACTCTGCCAGTAGTTGGAGATATTTGGTTCACACTCTGTTGGCTCCTTGAAAACCCATTTATGACACTTATCAGAAGCTACTTTCCCCATCAACCTGCAACCCAATTTTCCCCTGATCATATTATGCTCCgtaaagaaaaaaaacacacataaaatatcaaaaaataataatttttttttttgtaaaaatgtGCACTTTGTGCCTAATCAGAACTCCACTCATTTGGGTTCAAAATTTAAGAGTGTGAGGCTGAAAAGAATCCCATCCTAACTCTAAAACAAATGCACCTACCAAGTACCCACC comes from Henckelia pumila isolate YLH828 chromosome 4, ASM3356847v2, whole genome shotgun sequence and encodes:
- the LOC140864386 gene encoding protein RICE SALT SENSITIVE 3-like isoform X2, yielding MLMWEDGFCRGRIADCLDEMDVEDPVRKSFSKMSIQLYNYGEGLMGKVASDKCHKWVFKEPTECEPNISNYWQSSFDALPPEWTDQFESGIETIAVIQAGHGLLQLGSCKIIPEDLHFVLRMRHTFESLGYQSGFYLSQLFSSTRNASSSSIVPLIKQPSLPVGPPPPLFNWGPRTTIPPLLASPSFQNSARLGIPPSKNEAHVFLNPHSSDARMGDMIGDHENDLKWPNGLSFFNALTGRSDEAKLLFDPNSDHLSLHNNDSGNASEFLSLDGHPKMEGKFKRSFTLPARMSASSSASTSLDHHGHDTGEYRHESGMFSDVMETFLE
- the LOC140864386 gene encoding protein RICE SALT SENSITIVE 3-like isoform X1 gives rise to the protein MVGSGATDRSKDAVGMMALHEALRSVCLNSDWTYSVFWTIRPRPRVRGGNGCKVGDDSGSLMLMWEDGFCRGRIADCLDEMDVEDPVRKSFSKMSIQLYNYGEGLMGKVASDKCHKWVFKEPTECEPNISNYWQSSFDALPPEWTDQFESGIETIAVIQAGHGLLQLGSCKIIPEDLHFVLRMRHTFESLGYQSGFYLSQLFSSTRNASSSSIVPLIKQPSLPVGPPPPLFNWGPRTTIPPLLASPSFQNSARLGIPPSKNEAHVFLNPHSSDARMGDMIGDHENDLKWPNGLSFFNALTGRSDEAKLLFDPNSDHLSLHNNDSGNASEFLSLDGHPKMEGKFKRSFTLPARMSASSSASTSLDHHGHDTGEYRHESGMFSDVMETFLE